One Lacticaseibacillus casei DSM 20011 = JCM 1134 = ATCC 393 DNA window includes the following coding sequences:
- a CDS encoding tRNA (mnm(5)s(2)U34)-methyltransferase, with protein MSGHEKISEYVKESIKAAIFNLGYLPKTDKSVVTKADTTLTALDALTNQLVVGGRIAIVIYYGHEGGMEEKDAVIKLTSSLPQKDWEVTSYAPLNQIHTPPILVLIEKSKIEICLIF; from the coding sequence TTGTCTGGTCATGAAAAGATTTCTGAATATGTCAAAGAGTCAATCAAAGCAGCTATTTTTAATCTTGGATATTTACCAAAAACTGATAAAAGTGTGGTTACAAAGGCTGATACCACTTTGACTGCTCTAGATGCTTTGACTAATCAGTTAGTTGTAGGTGGAAGAATTGCGATTGTGATTTATTACGGTCATGAGGGGGGGATGGAAGAAAAAGATGCCGTTATTAAGTTGACTTCTAGTTTGCCACAAAAGGACTGGGAAGTGACTTCTTATGCACCTCTTAACCAAATTCATACGCCACCGATTTTAGTGTTAATTGAAAAAAGTAAAATAGAGATATGCTTAATTTTTTAA
- a CDS encoding IS3 family transposase — MKQRILRIFAEFKQRYGVMKIHHELNLELQPLQLRCSPRRISRLMKELDIHSVTVNKWKAASASKTKVEQRPNLLKQDFSTTGLNQKWTADMTYIQTKRNG, encoded by the coding sequence TTGAAACAACGGATTCTGCGGATCTTTGCGGAATTTAAGCAGCGATACGGTGTTATGAAGATCCACCATGAATTGAATCTGGAACTTCAACCACTGCAGCTTCGGTGCAGTCCACGACGGATTTCCCGGCTCATGAAGGAACTGGATATCCACTCCGTTACCGTCAATAAGTGGAAAGCGGCTTCGGCTTCCAAAACCAAGGTTGAACAGCGTCCCAACTTGCTTAAGCAGGATTTCTCGACCACTGGTTTAAATCAAAAATGGACCGCTGATATGACCTATATTCAAACGAAGCGTAATGGCTAG
- a CDS encoding BRCT domain-containing protein, whose amino-acid sequence MIDLRGKRILFTGRLRSFRRLQAQQLATILGAKPVNGIDKNVDILVVGIISKPYDQLLTTQKLTYARTYGIPKIDELAFISWCQWRLDQLKATL is encoded by the coding sequence ATGATAGATTTAAGGGGCAAACGAATTCTCTTTACCGGCCGTTTGCGATCTTTTCGTCGTTTGCAGGCACAACAGTTAGCAACTATTCTAGGAGCAAAACCTGTCAACGGGATTGACAAAAATGTCGATATCCTTGTGGTTGGTATTATTAGCAAACCCTATGATCAACTACTTACCACTCAAAAGTTAACGTATGCTAGAACCTATGGCATTCCAAAGATTGACGAATTAGCCTTTATTTCATGGTGCCAATGGCGATTAGATCAATTGAAAGCAACTCTTTAA
- a CDS encoding YxeA family protein: protein MNENHKERLWLTSFLAAIVATIAFSVYITEYQYGGDSYYMKIDSQPIISNVEVPVGISIQGYTYEGAAKNAQGKIKNLKLKTDEHDIGPFKSGQIIKITVNKTYGIVDYQRVTKKETPLRAQ, encoded by the coding sequence ATGAATGAGAATCATAAGGAGAGACTGTGGCTGACATCCTTTTTGGCTGCAATTGTTGCAACAATTGCTTTTTCGGTTTATATCACTGAGTATCAATATGGTGGTGATTCTTACTACATGAAGATTGATAGTCAGCCTATTATTTCAAACGTTGAAGTACCTGTTGGAATATCGATTCAAGGATACACTTACGAAGGAGCTGCTAAGAACGCACAGGGAAAAATAAAGAATCTCAAGTTAAAAACAGATGAGCACGATATAGGCCCGTTTAAATCTGGGCAAATCATTAAAATCACTGTTAATAAAACATATGGAATCGTTGATTACCAAAGAGTGACTAAAAAAGAGACACCACTAAGAGCACAATAG
- a CDS encoding type II toxin-antitoxin system RelB/DinJ family antitoxin, translated as MTSQVHFRMSEKEKKDFEIVLSRVGLTPGEAFRIFAKKSIEAGGIPFEVSQPNTRLKKAIRSQDYVEFNDPEEGLDWLNE; from the coding sequence ATGACTAGCCAAGTACATTTCAGAATGAGCGAAAAAGAAAAAAAGGACTTCGAGATTGTCCTAAGTCGTGTGGGATTAACTCCGGGAGAAGCCTTTCGTATCTTTGCCAAGAAATCCATTGAAGCCGGAGGAATTCCCTTTGAGGTCTCTCAGCCAAACACACGTTTAAAAAAGGCTATTAGGAGTCAAGATTACGTTGAATTTAACGATCCTGAGGAAGGGCTGGATTGGTTAAATGAATAA
- a CDS encoding lipoate--protein ligase family protein: MDAWLLENLHADEPVVALWQNAPTIIVGQNQNTWAEVNLDYVKEQQLPVMRRVTGGGAVYHDLGNLCFTLILPVANSGSVDFSTFVKPVVKALHNMGIPAEATGRNDLVIEGKKISCNAQRYQNGYLIHHGTLLFDSDVDAMVHALNATEKRLDDAGIKNQIFKKISRIY; encoded by the coding sequence ATGGATGCTTGGCTGCTGGAGAATCTACATGCTGATGAGCCAGTGGTGGCACTTTGGCAAAACGCACCAACCATTATTGTTGGGCAAAATCAAAATACATGGGCAGAAGTTAATTTAGATTATGTGAAAGAGCAGCAGTTACCAGTTATGCGTCGAGTAACCGGTGGTGGGGCCGTCTACCATGATTTAGGCAATTTATGCTTTACCTTGATTTTACCAGTTGCTAATTCAGGATCAGTTGATTTTTCAACCTTCGTTAAGCCAGTGGTGAAAGCGTTACACAATATGGGAATTCCAGCTGAAGCCACTGGCCGCAATGATTTAGTGATTGAGGGTAAGAAAATATCCTGTAACGCGCAGCGCTATCAGAATGGCTACCTAATTCATCATGGTACCTTACTCTTTGATTCCGATGTGGATGCGATGGTGCATGCGCTAAACGCAACTGAAAAACGTTTAGATGATGCTGGAATAAAAAATCAAATATTTAAAAAAATCTCTCGAATTTACTGA
- a CDS encoding trans-sulfuration enzyme family protein encodes MEFDTKLIHGGISEDKYTGATSVPIYMASTFHQQKIGENEYEYSRSGNPTREAVEKLIADLEDGTAGFAFASGSAAIDTVFSLFSAGDHFVIGNDVYGGTFRLIDAVLKRFGMTFTVVDTRDLQAVKAAITPATKAIYLETPTNPLLRVTDIAAVAKIAKDRGILSIIDNTFSSPYVQRPLDLGVDIVLHSASKYLGGHSDLVAGLVVTKDQALGEKIGYLQNAIGGILAPQESWLLQRGMKTLSLRMRAHLANAEAIFNYLKNQPLVSKIYYPGDPNNPDYEVAQKQMHGFGAMISFELQAGLDPKQFVEQPQVITLAESLGALESLIEIPALMTHGSIPHDIRLKNGIKDELIRLSVGVEDQKDLLADLERGFDQLKGSHQDVSNSKVHSQA; translated from the coding sequence ATGGAATTTGATACAAAATTAATTCACGGTGGCATCAGCGAAGACAAATACACAGGCGCAACATCAGTCCCAATCTATATGGCATCCACCTTTCATCAACAGAAGATTGGTGAAAACGAATACGAATATTCCCGTTCGGGTAACCCCACCCGGGAAGCGGTTGAAAAATTAATTGCCGATTTGGAAGACGGCACCGCTGGCTTTGCGTTTGCTTCCGGTTCGGCGGCCATCGATACGGTGTTCTCACTATTTTCTGCCGGCGATCATTTCGTCATTGGCAATGACGTCTACGGTGGGACTTTCCGCTTGATTGACGCGGTTTTAAAACGATTCGGCATGACGTTTACCGTCGTTGATACCCGCGACCTGCAAGCCGTTAAAGCCGCCATCACCCCCGCCACAAAGGCCATTTATTTGGAAACCCCGACCAATCCACTGCTGCGGGTAACCGATATCGCTGCCGTCGCTAAAATTGCTAAGGACCGTGGTATTTTAAGCATTATCGACAACACTTTCTCATCGCCATACGTTCAACGGCCCTTAGACCTTGGCGTGGATATCGTTTTGCACAGTGCTTCTAAGTACCTTGGTGGCCATAGTGATCTGGTTGCCGGCCTGGTAGTCACTAAGGATCAAGCCCTTGGCGAAAAAATTGGGTACCTGCAAAATGCCATCGGCGGCATCTTGGCACCCCAGGAGAGCTGGTTATTGCAACGGGGAATGAAGACCCTCTCACTTAGAATGCGGGCTCATTTGGCCAATGCGGAAGCAATCTTCAATTATTTGAAAAATCAGCCGCTGGTCAGCAAAATTTACTATCCTGGCGATCCTAACAATCCGGATTACGAAGTTGCTCAGAAACAGATGCACGGATTTGGCGCAATGATCTCGTTCGAATTACAAGCCGGTCTGGATCCCAAACAATTTGTCGAACAACCCCAAGTTATCACCCTGGCCGAAAGTCTGGGCGCTCTTGAAAGTCTCATCGAAATTCCAGCCTTGATGACTCACGGTTCAATCCCCCATGACATCCGGCTTAAAAACGGCATCAAGGACGAACTAATCCGCCTGTCAGTCGGCGTTGAGGATCAAAAAGACCTATTAGCCGACCTGGAACGTGGATTCGATCAACTAAAGGGGAGCCATCAAGATGTTTCAAACAGCAAGGTCCATTCTCAAGCGTGA
- the epsC gene encoding serine O-acetyltransferase EpsC produces MFQTARSILKRDPAAHSLLQVILTYPGVRALFWYRIAHFFASHQRFVIAGLISQHAAKVTGITIAPEATIGKRVFIDHGVGTVIGATAIIEDDVTILHGVTFGTRRMTDKGRRHPHVRKGAFIGANAQILGPIEIGPYSKVGAGAVVLVNVPSHLTVVGNPATIAPHPISKVVSVSFNHQVTRSK; encoded by the coding sequence ATGTTTCAAACAGCAAGGTCCATTCTCAAGCGTGATCCGGCCGCTCATAGTCTGCTTCAGGTGATTCTAACGTATCCCGGGGTTCGGGCACTGTTCTGGTATCGGATTGCTCACTTCTTTGCCAGTCATCAACGATTCGTCATAGCTGGCTTAATTAGCCAACACGCCGCTAAAGTTACTGGAATTACAATTGCCCCCGAAGCAACCATCGGCAAACGCGTTTTCATCGATCACGGGGTGGGAACTGTTATTGGCGCAACCGCCATCATCGAAGACGACGTCACCATTCTTCATGGTGTGACATTTGGCACGCGGCGTATGACGGATAAGGGCCGGCGCCACCCTCACGTCAGAAAGGGTGCTTTCATTGGCGCCAATGCCCAGATACTGGGGCCAATCGAGATTGGGCCATACAGCAAGGTTGGCGCCGGTGCCGTTGTGCTGGTAAATGTTCCTAGCCATTTGACCGTCGTTGGCAATCCGGCTACGATTGCCCCACATCCGATTTCAAAAGTCGTTTCCGTTTCCTTTAATCATCAGGTAACAAGATCAAAATAA
- a CDS encoding recombinase family protein produces MAKIGYARVSTRDQNLARQIEQLHDAGVNKIFQEKLSGKNADRPQLKAMLDYIRDDDEVVVLSLDRLGRNSHDLTNIIETIRHRGAQLNVLNLPSFASIEDPNLRNLITTIIVELYKYIAQEERETIKIRQQQGIEIAKRQGKYKGKIREYGPHSPNRQKRYIYKEACRLLNRKKDGDKTLTKRQIARMLGIAPVTLYRIEKYQAEDLANVPPSER; encoded by the coding sequence TTGGCTAAAATCGGTTATGCGCGTGTTAGTACGCGTGATCAAAATCTGGCGCGTCAAATAGAACAACTACATGATGCTGGTGTTAATAAAATCTTTCAAGAGAAGCTTTCGGGTAAAAATGCCGATCGTCCTCAACTGAAAGCAATGTTAGACTATATTCGTGATGATGATGAAGTAGTGGTACTGAGCCTTGATCGACTTGGTCGCAATTCTCATGATTTGACTAACATCATCGAAACCATTCGGCATCGTGGAGCTCAATTGAATGTTCTAAATCTGCCTAGCTTTGCAAGTATTGAAGATCCTAACCTTCGTAACTTGATTACGACAATTATTGTCGAACTATATAAGTATATTGCTCAAGAAGAGCGCGAAACTATTAAGATACGGCAACAACAAGGCATCGAAATTGCCAAACGCCAGGGCAAATATAAGGGTAAAATTCGCGAGTATGGGCCTCATTCACCTAATCGTCAAAAACGCTATATTTATAAAGAAGCCTGTCGCCTTTTAAATAGGAAGAAAGACGGAGATAAAACTTTGACCAAGCGACAAATTGCTCGCATGTTAGGTATTGCACCAGTAACCTTATATCGCATCGAAAAGTATCAGGCAGAAGATCTAGCAAACGTTCCCCCTAGTGAGAGGTAA
- a CDS encoding IS3 family transposase — MTSRYDKEFKQNIINLYKQGESAAQMAREYGIGYSTVHKWIQGQAKTQSGKSPDEIKAMEKRLASLSEENEILKKALGFLAQK; from the coding sequence ATGACAAGTCGTTACGACAAAGAATTCAAACAAAACATTATCAACCTATATAAGCAAGGCGAATCAGCTGCCCAAATGGCCAGAGAATATGGCATTGGCTATTCAACAGTTCATAAGTGGATCCAGGGCCAGGCCAAAACTCAATCCGGTAAATCGCCAGACGAAATCAAAGCGATGGAAAAGCGACTGGCTTCGCTGTCTGAGGAGAACGAAATCCTAAAAAAAGCCCTAGGCTTTCTTGCGCAGAAGTAA
- a CDS encoding IS3 family transposase (programmed frameshift) gives MTYSRNRYDQDFKKNAVRLSFNSSKPVKIIASELGVPESALYRWRKLYTEDGKQTPFASLEAENRALKRENAELALERDMFKKSRRLLCQSPEVTPSDKYAFMLRETSVSVVRWARLLDVSTSGYYAWRRALPKRNAKERQYRQRIKHFFDQGQGTYGPKRICGLLRKNGNKASYHRVARLMADAGLYSTLCCRHPKSLTDSRLARQGDYPNLVKHQSFKPFEALSSDITQTTTSEGKAYICQIRDLTSNLVLAHQISNHMDTDLVLATLKQAHQRWALPETCIFHSDRGSQYTAKAVTKLVNQYHWQRSFSALGKPGDNAWSESFFASMKKELIYQIQFKDINDLRAQVFAYIETFYNRVRVQARLDYLAPVTWLSLYDQASQKVA, from the exons ATGACCTATTCACGCAATCGCTACGACCAAGATTTTAAGAAAAATGCGGTACGTTTGAGTTTTAACTCTTCCAAACCAGTTAAAATCATTGCCTCCGAACTTGGTGTTCCTGAAAGTGCCCTGTATCGTTGGCGGAAGCTATATACCGAAGATGGAAAGCAAACGCCGTTTGCTTCTTTAGAAGCTGAGAACCGTGCCTTAAAACGTGAAAATGCCGAATTAGCATTGGAGCGTGATATGT TTAAAAAAAGCCGCCGCCTACTTTGCCAGTCTCCAGAAGTAACCCCCAGCGATAAGTATGCTTTTATGTTGAGGGAAACCTCTGTTTCTGTGGTAAGGTGGGCTCGTTTGTTAGACGTATCAACGAGTGGTTATTATGCTTGGCGGAGAGCTTTGCCAAAGCGAAACGCCAAAGAAAGGCAATATCGTCAACGAATCAAACACTTTTTTGATCAAGGACAGGGCACTTACGGGCCCAAACGCATCTGCGGTTTATTGCGTAAAAATGGTAATAAAGCTTCCTATCACCGAGTTGCCCGTCTGATGGCTGATGCCGGTCTGTATTCAACGCTATGTTGTCGTCATCCGAAGAGTTTGACCGATAGCCGCCTTGCTCGTCAAGGTGATTATCCCAATCTAGTGAAACACCAATCTTTTAAGCCGTTTGAAGCCTTATCAAGTGACATTACACAGACGACAACATCAGAAGGAAAAGCTTACATTTGCCAAATAAGGGATTTGACCAGCAACCTAGTGTTAGCTCATCAAATATCCAATCATATGGACACGGATTTAGTCTTAGCGACACTTAAACAAGCCCACCAAAGGTGGGCTTTGCCAGAAACGTGTATTTTTCATAGTGACCGTGGTAGCCAATACACGGCCAAAGCAGTGACAAAGTTGGTCAACCAATATCATTGGCAACGTAGCTTCTCAGCATTGGGAAAACCGGGTGATAACGCTTGGAGCGAAAGCTTCTTTGCCAGCATGAAGAAAGAGCTCATTTATCAGATACAATTTAAAGATATCAATGATCTGAGAGCGCAAGTCTTCGCTTACATCGAGACCTTTTACAACCGCGTAAGGGTACAAGCACGCTTAGACTATCTTGCACCAGTAACATGGCTTTCCTTGTATGACCAAGCTTCACAAAAAGTCGCTTAG
- a CDS encoding GRP family sugar transporter, whose product MQGVLFALVPIFAWGSIGVVANKIGGDANQQTLGMTLGAFVFALIVFLFRMPTLTWQIFLIGFIGGLFWAIGQFGQFNSMKYMGVSVASPLSSGSQLVIGGLLGVFAFHEWTKQIQFILGFTAMAVLIVGFYFSAKRDPENAVVEEGRNYTKGLIALTYSTLGYVSYVILFNNLAVLWFNVHFDTLTIILPMSVGMIFGALVMGRFKIKMEKYVYQNMINGVMFGVGNIFMLMAASAAGNAIAFSFSQLGVVISTIGGILFLGEKKTKKELVYVGIGIVLFVTGAILLAIVKSKG is encoded by the coding sequence ATGCAAGGAGTTCTTTTCGCGCTTGTTCCAATTTTTGCTTGGGGTTCTATCGGAGTTGTGGCTAATAAAATTGGTGGTGATGCTAATCAACAAACACTTGGAATGACTTTGGGCGCTTTTGTTTTTGCACTTATTGTTTTCTTATTCCGCATGCCAACGTTGACATGGCAAATTTTCTTAATTGGATTTATTGGTGGATTGTTTTGGGCAATTGGACAATTTGGTCAGTTTAATTCAATGAAATACATGGGTGTTTCAGTAGCGAGTCCACTTTCATCAGGAAGTCAATTAGTAATTGGTGGATTGCTTGGGGTCTTTGCTTTCCACGAATGGACAAAACAAATTCAATTTATTCTCGGATTTACTGCGATGGCTGTTTTGATAGTTGGGTTCTATTTCTCAGCTAAACGTGACCCAGAAAATGCAGTTGTTGAAGAAGGACGTAATTATACTAAAGGATTGATTGCTTTAACTTACTCAACTTTGGGATATGTTAGCTATGTTATTCTTTTTAATAACTTAGCAGTACTTTGGTTCAATGTTCATTTTGATACACTGACAATTATCTTGCCAATGTCAGTTGGAATGATCTTTGGAGCACTTGTGATGGGTCGTTTCAAAATTAAAATGGAAAAATATGTTTATCAAAATATGATTAATGGAGTAATGTTTGGTGTAGGTAATATCTTTATGCTTATGGCTGCAAGCGCTGCTGGTAACGCAATTGCCTTTTCATTCTCACAATTAGGTGTTGTCATTTCAACTATTGGAGGAATTCTCTTCCTTGGTGAAAAGAAAACCAAAAAAGAATTGGTTTATGTTGGAATTGGGATTGTTCTGTTCGTAACAGGTGCAATTTTACTTGCAATTGTAAAATCTAAAGGATAA
- a CDS encoding type II toxin-antitoxin system YafQ family toxin codes for MNKFIYKPAFERQFKKHYKTILKGGRYKKEDFEAVYHKLLRDEPLDPHYNDHALVNRKPERDLHIKPDWLLIYKYDGEFLRFIDTGSHSDLFN; via the coding sequence ATGAATAAGTTTATTTATAAACCTGCCTTTGAACGTCAATTTAAAAAACATTACAAGACGATTTTAAAAGGGGGACGCTATAAGAAAGAAGATTTTGAGGCTGTTTATCATAAACTATTACGAGATGAACCGTTAGATCCACATTATAATGATCACGCTTTGGTTAATCGTAAACCAGAGCGTGATTTACATATCAAGCCGGATTGGTTATTAATTTACAAATATGATGGTGAGTTTTTGCGCTTTATCGATACGGGTTCGCATTCAGATCTTTTTAACTGA
- a CDS encoding PLP-dependent cysteine synthase family protein: protein MLIQSVSQLIGHTPMIDLQINVPHHSHIYAKLEMFNPGGSIKDRLGQYMIQDAIDHGKVTEGKTTIIEPTAGNTGIGVTLAAQQHRLPTILVVPEKFSFEKQQLMKALGATLINTPSDQGIKGAIQKARELAAKTPNSFVPMQFENPANPATYYHTLAPELVADVPAQINAFVAGAGSGGTFAGIARYLKEQNSATRTVVVEPEGSILNGGPAHPHKTEGIGVEFIPPFFKDVQIDETLTISDNDAFDQVKQMAKTQGLFIGSSSGAALAASLKVANELPENSSIVTVFPDSSERYMSENIYN, encoded by the coding sequence ATGCTTATTCAATCCGTTTCCCAACTCATTGGCCATACCCCGATGATCGACCTACAAATTAACGTTCCTCACCACAGTCACATTTACGCCAAACTTGAAATGTTTAATCCCGGCGGCAGCATCAAGGACCGCTTGGGTCAGTACATGATTCAAGACGCCATCGACCACGGTAAAGTGACTGAAGGAAAAACCACCATTATTGAACCCACCGCCGGCAATACCGGCATTGGGGTGACCCTGGCCGCCCAACAGCACCGCTTGCCAACTATCCTCGTCGTCCCTGAAAAGTTTAGTTTTGAAAAACAACAGCTGATGAAGGCTCTCGGGGCGACTCTCATCAACACGCCGAGCGACCAAGGAATCAAAGGCGCCATCCAAAAAGCGCGCGAGTTGGCAGCTAAGACCCCAAACAGTTTTGTGCCGATGCAGTTTGAAAATCCGGCTAATCCAGCGACTTATTACCACACCTTGGCGCCGGAGTTAGTAGCAGACGTCCCTGCTCAAATTAACGCGTTCGTTGCTGGCGCGGGCAGTGGCGGGACATTTGCCGGCATCGCCCGATATCTGAAAGAACAGAATTCAGCAACCCGGACCGTCGTCGTTGAACCCGAAGGCTCCATTCTAAATGGTGGCCCGGCTCATCCCCACAAAACGGAAGGGATTGGTGTCGAATTTATTCCGCCCTTCTTCAAAGACGTCCAAATTGATGAAACCCTCACCATTTCTGACAACGACGCGTTTGATCAGGTTAAACAAATGGCCAAAACACAAGGGCTCTTCATTGGCAGTTCCAGCGGGGCCGCGTTAGCAGCTAGTCTTAAAGTAGCCAATGAATTGCCAGAAAACAGTTCAATCGTCACGGTTTTTCCAGACAGCAGCGAGCGTTACATGAGTGAAAACATTTACAACTAA
- a CDS encoding DUF5388 domain-containing protein: MGMLEKKPAQKNGKSLLRHTPGGVEVENQVDRESIIQSVKETAAPKKKPSEKTTSIRISVTTRNALNSLVTLGEADTVNTLLDQLITQKLESLRPDQKRTYDIINGVATKRDKD, encoded by the coding sequence ATGGGAATGCTTGAAAAAAAGCCGGCTCAAAAGAACGGCAAATCACTCTTGCGCCACACGCCAGGCGGGGTCGAGGTCGAAAACCAGGTCGACCGCGAATCTATCATCCAAAGCGTCAAGGAAACAGCAGCCCCGAAAAAGAAGCCATCCGAAAAAACGACCTCCATTCGCATCTCGGTAACGACTCGCAACGCCCTGAATTCGCTGGTGACACTCGGTGAAGCTGACACGGTGAACACACTTCTGGACCAGCTCATCACCCAAAAACTGGAATCACTGCGCCCAGATCAGAAACGCACCTACGACATCATCAATGGCGTCGCGACCAAGCGCGACAAGGATTAG